Proteins encoded together in one Balaenoptera musculus isolate JJ_BM4_2016_0621 chromosome 6, mBalMus1.pri.v3, whole genome shotgun sequence window:
- the LOC118896829 gene encoding protein AMBP, which yields MRSLGALLLLLTACLAVSASPVTTLPDDIQVQENFDLSRIYGKWFHVAVGSTCPWLKRFKDKMTMSSLVLGEGATDREISVTNTHWRKGVCEAISGAYEKTGTDGKFVYHKPKWNITMESYVVHTNYDEYAIFLTKKFSRRHGPTITAKLYGREPQLRETLLEQFREVALGVGIPEDAIFTMPERGECVPGEQEPAPAPLSRAQRSVLPQEEEGSGAGQLVTDFGKKEDSCQLGYSQGPCLGMIQRYFYNGSSMACETFHYGGCMGNGNNFVSEKECLQTCRTVEACNLPIVPGPCRGSTQLWAFDAVKGKCVLFIYGGCKGNSNQFYSEKECKEYCGIPGEGDEELLRFSN from the exons ATGCGGAGTCTTGGGGCCCTGCTCCTGCTGCTGACCGCCTGCCTGGCGGTCAGTGCCAGCCCTGTGACGACGTTGCCCGATGACATCCAAGTGCAGGAGAACTTCGACCTGTCTAGG ATCTACGGGAAATGGTTCCACGTGGCCGTGGGTTCCACCTGCCCGTGGCTGAAGAGGTTCAAGGACAAGATGACCATGAGCTCGCTGGTGCTGGGAGAGGGAGCAACGGACAGGGAGATCAGCGTGACTAATACTCACTGGCG GAAAGGTGTCTGTGAGGCGATCTCTGGGGCTTATGAGAAAACAGGCACTGATGGAAAGTTCGTCTATCACAAACCCA AATGGAACATCACCATGGAGTCCTATGTGGTCCACACCAACTATGATGAGTATGCCATTTTTCTGACCAAGAAATTCAGCCGCCGCCATGGACCCACCATTACTGCCAAGCTCTATG GGCGGGAGCCACAGCTTCGGGAAACCCTGCTGGAGCAGTTCAGGGAAGTTGCCCTGGGTGTGGGCATCCCTGAAGACGCCATCTTCACGATGCCCGAAAGAG GTGAGTGTGTCCCCGGGGAGCAGGAGCCAGCACCCGCTCCACTCTCG aGAGCCCAGCGGTCTGTTCTGCCCCAGGAAGAGGAAGGATCAGGGGCTGGACAACTAGTAACTGATTTCGGCAAGAAAGAAG ATTCCTGCCAGCTGGGCTACTCACAAGGTCCTTGCCTGGGGATGATTCAGAGGTATTTCTATAATGGCTCATCCATGGCCTGCGAGACCTTCCACTATGGTGGCTGCATGGGGAACGGCAACAACTTTGTCTCGGAGAAGGAGTGTCTGCAGACCTGCCGGACCGTGG AGGCCTGCAATCTCCCCATAGTCCCGGGCCCCTGCCGAGGCTCCACCCAGCTCTGGGCATTTGATGCTGTCAAGGGGAAGTGCGTCCTCTTCATCTACGGGGGCTGCAAGGGCAACAGCAACCAGTTCTACTCAGAGAAGGAGTGCAAGGAGTACTGTGGCATCCCTGGTGAAG GGGATGAGGAGTTGCTGCGCTTCTCCAACTGA